The following nucleotide sequence is from Triticum dicoccoides isolate Atlit2015 ecotype Zavitan chromosome 7B, WEW_v2.0, whole genome shotgun sequence.
tagttgacatcgtatttgtggcaaggccaccgtttataattctttcatacatgtcactcatgattcattgcatatcccggtacaccaccggaatcattcatatagagtcatactttgttctaagtatcgagttgtaattgttgagttgtaagaaaaatagaagtgtgatgatcatcattattagagcattgtcccaagtgaggaaaggatgatggagactatgattcccccataagtcgggatgagactccgtacgaaaaaaaagaagaggccaaaaaaagagaaaggctcaaataaaagaatgagagaaaaagatagaagggacaatgctactatccttttaccacacttgtgcttcaaagtagcaccaagatcttcatgatagagagtctctcattttgtcactttcatatactagtgggaatttttcattatagaacttggcttgtatatttcaatgatgggcttcctcaaaatgccctaggtcttcgtgagcaagcgagttggatgcacacccacttagtttcttttgtagagctttcatatacttatagctctagtgcatccgttgcatgacaatccctacttactcacattgatatctattgatgggcatctccatagcccgttgatacacctagtcgatgtgagactatcttccctctttttgtcctctccacaaccacccttctattccacatatagtgctatatccatggctcacgctcatgtattgcgtgaagattgaaaaagttttgagaatgtcataagtatgaaacaattgcttggcttgtcatcggggttgtgcatgatttaaatattttatgtggggaagatggagcatagccagactatatgattttgtagggataactttctttggccatgttattttgagaagacatgattgctttgattagtatgcttgaagtattattatttttcatgtcaatatgaacttttgtcttgaatctttcggatctgaatattcatctcacaattaagaagatttacattgaagttatgccaaagtatcactccggatcaaaaattctctttttatcatttacctactcgaggacgagcaggaattaagcttggggatgcctgatacgtctccaacgtctctataattttttattgctccatgctactttatctactgttttggactatattgggctttattttccacttctatattatttttgggactaacctattaaccggaggcccagcccagaattgctgttttttgcctatttcagtgtttcgaagaaacgaaatatcaaacggagtccaaacggaatgaaacctttgggaacgtaattttctcaccgaacgtgatccaggagacttggaccctactccaagaagtgccagaggcggtcacgagggtggagggcgcgcccccctgggcgcgccccctacctcgtgggccccctgttgctccaccaacgtactccttcctcctatatatacctacgtatccccaaacgatcagaacaggagccaaaaacctaattccaccgccgcaaccttctgtatccacgagatcccatcttggggccttttccggagctccgccggagggggcatccaccacggagggcttctacatcaccaccatagcccctccgatgaagtgtgagtagtttacttcagacctttgggtccatagctagtagctagatggcttcttctctctttttggatctcaatacaatgatctccccctctctcgtggagatctattcgatgtaatcttctttttgcggtgtgtttgttaagaccgatgaattgtgggtttatgatccaacttatctatggaaaatatttgaatcttctctgaattcttttatgtatgattgagttatctttgcaagtatcttcgaattatcctttttggtttggccaactagattggtagttcttgcaatgggagaagtgcttagctttgggttcaatcttgcggtgttcttacccagtgacagaaagggttgcaagacatgtattgtattgttgccatcgaggataacaagatggggttttttatcatattgcatgaatttgtccctctacatcatgtcatcttgcttaaggtgttacttagtttttaacttaatactctagatgcatgctggatagcggtcgatgagtggagtaatagtagtagatgcagaatcgtttcgatctacttgtctcggaagtgatgcctatatacatgatcattgcctagatatactcataactatgctcaattctgtcaattgctcaacagtaatttgttcacccaccgtagaatatctatgctcttgagagaagccactagtgaaacctatggcccccaggtctattctcataatatcaatctctatcgctttatttacttgctttgcttttactttgccttttactttttactttgcatctatctatcaaaaataccaaaaatattatttatcatctctatcagatctcaccctcgtaagtgaccgtgaagggattgacaacccctaatcgcgttggttgcgagtagctatcattttgtgtaggtacgagggacttgtgcgtggtctcctactggattgataccttggttctcaaaaactgagggaaatacttacgctactttgttgcatcatcctctcctcttcggggaaatccaacacagtgctcaagaggtagcaagcggtCCGACACAGTGGAGCCCCTAGTCGtgctgacgagctcagcgatccgCTCAAGCCATTCCTCGTAGAAGTCGTCGATagggcggtagcgaaggagctcccgcgccatgagtAGAGCGGCCTGGGCATTTGCCAGGCCATGACACGCATGGGAGGATGAAGCTGCTGGGGTTAGTGACGGAGTGGCGATGCGCCCGTTGCAGCGCACCGAAGGGTGCAGcgaagaagcttgctgctcgtgtccGGCACGGCCCGTGGCGGCATTGGCCACCAGAGACGGAGCACGACGAGCACAACCATCGCCTgacggagccgtctgagcaacgggAGCGGCGACTGCGGCCCGGTGCTCGGTGCGAGCTTGGCGTGCGTCGGACATGGAGTTGTCGGAGTGAcggtggatcgatcgacggaagagaagatccgacacacccttacccggcgcgccaaatgtcggactacaggttccgcaaacccttgaaaggttcaaactctggggtgcgtgcggagatctcaacctacccagcctacctactcgcgatcctcctaagcctagcgcgacgagctcgaagagacaaagagacacaatagtttatcctggtttgggccaccttgcggtgtaataccctactccagcgttttggtagaTTGCCtctaagggctgaggatgaactagcacagtggatgaactggccttaggaggtgaggtgttcttgagctccagAGAGCTGATGGGATGTCAACTAGATCAGATGCGATCCGATCCGAtctgatccccctctatggtggtggctaagtcctatttatagtggccttgttccTCTTctcaatgttggcgggaagggatcccacaacggccggatttgaaaggggacaagtagtacagcttatcctgacaaaagtggtcttcgcctgcgaatagCCCCTGGtcatgatgctgcggtgggctcggtgatgacctttgTCCTgttgtcctggtggtcttggtcttgttgcaccagaatggaaacctttggctgattcctcgggactccgcgcctgtggcttgcctcccttgcaccgaagaggaaactggtgctctgcgcccgctggcgcccgcctggccttggtcgtcatggctcacgttagctgagcctcatgaggtgcaccttgcatagaactctccgcccctcgggagccagcctgaagaggctgATCCCCTtaggggtcttggcatcgtccgccttgcgaggcttggccctcgcgagggtcttgagctgttgatgtcgaagctgggccgtaccaggccgtcgatggagccacgcggtgggacgcaggcaggcaaatctggatacccccatatccagaacgccgacagtgttgTCGTAGTACGATCTCTAGGGCTATCCGTGACACTTTGGGGGTAATtcaatagattgattggaaagacaACTTTAAGGTGGTTTGCTACCTACGCGGTTTTAACCTACTTTCGTCGATAgattagaaactttggagtgattctttgttgccctTTAAGGGATTAGCATgtgatttaattattttaattatgttGAGAGCTGGCACCTCCGAAAGTACGAAGGCTAGGCTTTGTTTCCAAGCATTAAGACATGGTTTtattcacttttgttacttgctactttACTGATTTTATTTTTTCAGAATACAAAAGGCTATTTCTATCATCCATATTACACatctatcatcatctcttcgccgaactagtgcacctatgcaactgACAActatattaggtgtgttggggacacaagagaccacttgtatttgattgcagggttgtttgaaagagaaccagattcatcctacacctctcgcggattgataaaccttaaatcatccacctaagggaaatttgctattgtcctacgaaACTGTGAGCTTGAAGGCCCAACAAAGTATATAAGAATAAAGTTGTATAGTACACATCAGCGCCCAAGCTTATATCGTTGTTTCGGCAGGCAGATGAGGAGACGTGGTACAATCTCTTCCTCCTTGAGCAGCATCGGGGGGGTAGAGTGCCAGATCTACGGCGAGCGAGTGAGCGAGGAAGCCTTGGCGACCATGGCTGTGGCGAACTCCAACTTCGCTCTGCAAAGCCGCTCACGCTCAAGCCACCACTCGCAACGCACGCGCGGCACAGTCGGACTGGCTGCACAGGCAATCGCGAACGAGAATGTTGCCAGTTGCGCGCCTACGCGCCACCAAACGTTGTTTGCCCGCGCCGGTGGGATGGCGAGAGTATCGGCCCCTCCATTTCCGCCATGGACCTCACGTCCACCGGCGAcctaggatgagtagggcatgggaagtAGCAGGGCCTTGTGTCCGAAGTGGGTCGATCCGTCTCCCATGTTCTAATCTTCCTCGCCGGTGAcaacaccttcacttcacgggttttATCGCTGCCGCCATGGAGAAGGCGGATGTATGACGCGGTTGTCGGAAGGGAACAACAAGGACCTGGACGACGGCCGCCGCCGTAGTGTAGGTTTAGGTCATGTTCCATTTTTAATGAAAattgttcgaaatgtaatgaaagtgCCCTAGTTTGTATGAATATCATccggtttgcatgaattttgtctgGTTAGTTGAAACGCTATTTATTTAAAATATATGCAGAAAGCATTGGATGACCGGCTCCGcatctgttttttttttttgaggaaccggCAGGAGCACTGCCTTTTCATATAAGAAGGAGAATAAAGTTTATGTACAAGAGTGTTCTGGTTTTCTGAGAGAAACCGGACAAAAACCCCTAGGAACTAATCAACCGATACCGGCTGCCACCTGTGCTCGGCCAAAGTCCAAAGTCCTTTGCTTGATGTCGTCGAAGGCAATAGTTGCTACCTCTAGGTGCGTGAGGCGAGTTCCATTGAAGATGCGTCGGTTTCGCTCCTTCCAGATGTTCCAGATGGTGTAAAGGAAGCGGCCGCTCCGCCTTCTTCCGTCGTCCTTGGGCAAATTGGTGGTGAACGAATCCTACCAGTCCGAAATCCCCATCGAAGGGGGCAACATGGGCGTGGCCCCAGAATCCTCTCCCGTCCACACCTGGACGTGAGACCAAACTGCGGCAGCAAACGGGCAGTCCTTACAAAGATGCGTGGCCGTCTCCGGTGCCCCAAGGCAAAGAGGGCAGCGAGGGTCGTGCGGCCAGCCACGAACGGCTAGCATGTCGGCCGTGAGGATTTTTCCGTGGAGCACAAGCCAGGCGAAGAACTTGCATTTTGGCTCAGCGTGTGTCTCCCATATGTTGGCTGGGGAAAACCTGGGATAGGATGCAGAGAACTGGGCCGCATAGGCCGAAGCAGCAGAGTAAATGCCATTTGGTGTCCATCGCCAAGTGATGGAGTCCTCCTGGTCCGGGTTCAACTCAACCTGAGAGATAGCTGATGCGAGGGCAATGAACTCCTGCAGATGGGTAGGCGATGAAAGATGGGCCACCAATCTGATCCAGTTCTCCTCCTGGAGCTCCTTCATCACAGTTCTCCTCTTCCTGGTGGCAATTTTGTACAGCTCCGGGAAGGCCCGGGACAGGGGGGGCCCGTCCTGTCCAGTCGTCTTGCCAGAATAAGGATTTTCTCCCATTGCCCAAGGAGATGGTGGTAGAAGCCCTGAAGAGCGCAATATCCGTCTCATCGCAGGGCACCGCAGAGTCCACCCATTGGCGGCCAGGATCAGTCCACATAAGCCAAGGCCGGCGCAGACGGAGCGCCCGACCAAATCTCTCAAGGTCAGTGATTCCCAGGCCCCCCATGGGCTTAGGCCGGCAGACAGTCTTCCAGTTGACCAGAGAATGTCCGCCAGACGTGTTTTCCGAGTCTTCCCCACACCAGATGAAGTTACGAGTGATCTTACTAAGCTTCTGGATTGCCCAAGTGGGAAGCGAGAGCGCAGTGAGGTGATGATTTGCGATGGCGCACAATACGGACTTTGCAAGGGAGACCCTGCCCGGTCGCGCCAGGTTCTTCCCCTTCTAGCCCGGCAACCGGCCCATTGCCTTGTCTAGAAGAGGTTGGAGGTCAACCCTTCTGAGCCTCCTGGTATGTAGTGGGAGACCTAGGTATTGGCCGGGAAGGCTGAGAGGATTGTGGGGAGATCGATGTCCTGACAGCGAATGGGGAACACCTCGGTCTTGCTGACGTTTGTGACGAGGCCCGATGCATCCCCAAAACAGTCCAGTATCCTAGCGATGGCGTCGATCTCTTCTTTGACCGGGTTAGCGAAGATGCCCGCATCGTCTGCATAGAGAGAAACCCTGCAGGAGGCCGTCCGCGCCCTGATGGGCTTGAGGATCCCGGCCTGGGAAGCCGCCCGAAACATAAGTTGCAGAGGATCGATGGCCAGAATGAAGAGCATAGGTGACACCGGGTCGCCCTGGCGAAGGCCTTTTCCATGTACGAATGGGGTTCTCGGCTCCCCATTTAACAGCACCCTAGAGGAAGATGAAGCGAGGGTCATGCAGATCCATTCCCGCCAGCGCTGCCCAGATCCCAACTGTTGCAGCACCTCCAGGAGGTAAGCCCAACCCACAGAGTCGAAAGTCTTGGAGATGTCGAGCTTGAGGAAAAGGCCTGGCATTGAAGAGCGGTGCAATTCTTTGATCAAGTTTTGCACGTGTAGGAAATTATCGTGGATGCACCGTTTCTGCACAAAGGCACTCTGGCACTTGGAAACCAGCGACGGAAGAAGAGGGGCTAGTCGGTTAGCCAACAGCTTGGAGAAGATCTTGGAGATGCTGTGTATCAAACTGATTGGGCGGTAGTCGCCAATCGAGGATGCGCCGGCTTTTTTCGGGAGCAGAATAATGTTGGCAGAATTGATCAGGCCAGCGCAGTCGCCTCTCAGGTTCGCGAGCTGCATCACCacagccacgacatccactttgagGATCTCCCAGCATGATTTGAAGAAGGCGCCGATGAAACCATCAGGGCCCGGGGCCTTGACCGAAGGTAAGGAGAATACCGCCTCCTTAATCTCCGCCTCGTCGAATGGAGCGTCCAGAGCCGATAGGTCGTGGCGCTGCATCCCGATGTTCTCCCAGACAATGGACTTGGTGTGCAGGGCAGGCGTGCCGATGTTAGCCTGGAAGTGGTCCAGAAGGGCTCGTTCCTTGTCCTGTCTAGTAATTGCCAGCCCCGAGGTGGTGGTGATTGTCTGGATGAAGTTCTTACGCCTTCGTCCGTTAGCTCGAGCATGGAAAAGCTTTGTGGTGGCATCTCCCAGTCGGATCCAGTTGAGCCGAGAACGCTGTCTCAGCTTGATTTTCTGAATGGCGAGGAGCCCCAGGTACGAGGCCTTAAGTTGTTTACGCAATTCCCTCTCCGAGTCCGAGAGCGGTCTTCCCTCCTCAGCAACATCCAGGCGCCAGATGATCTCCTTGGCAACTGCAATCTGGGAGCCAAGCATCCCGACCTTTTCCTTTTGCCATTTGCGCAGGGCCTTCGCGATCCGACAGAGCTTGATATGAATCTTGCGGATGGCATCCCGGGCCTGATCAGGTTTGTTCCATGCCAAGGCAACGGTGTCCTTGAAGCCCGGGAGACGAAGCCCCGGCTCCGCATCTGTGTCGGTGGACTAATTACCCTCTTTCTGTGGAAGGATATGGTGTCCATTTTACAGTCAGCGTTAGAGATGCGCTCTCAAGCAAGCATGTCTAATATGGACAGGCACAGAAACAAAGCCCCCATTGGATGGTCTTTCCCCCCAAACATCTCCCTTTAAACCGGTGAAGGGACACCAATCAAAACCACAGGCTCTGCCGGTCTGCCCATACACAACTACTAGGAGAACAGAGAACACAAATCCACAAGTAGCCATGTCCTCTCTCTATCTCCCCCTTAAGTCCATaaacaaatatatatatactagGACTAGGTGAGCTGTTTCAGCCTTCAGAATCAGAAACAGCAACAAGGGGGAGGAAGAGAGGGAGGGGCgccgccaccatcaccaccacaagTACACTCAGATTGGGGGAGCAAAGAAGTAGTATCCCTTTTGCCTCACCACCTTCTTCCTCTTGTGCAAGCAAGAAAACAAGGGGCCTTGAACAATGATGGCCTGTGGGTCTCGAAGCAACGAGGTAGTGGACGAGTTCGAGAAGCTGGTCATCAAGATGAACCCACCGAGGTTTCTCTCCTTCCTTACAACCCCATCTTCTTTCTCCTTTCTGCCCCTTTGACCTCTGTCTCTTGTTAACTGTGCTGCTGCTCCTGGGCCTTTGGAAACTTGCAGGGTCACCGTGGATAATACCTCCGACATGACTGCAACCTTGGTCAAGGTGCAGACAGAGCTTTGGAGCCCTGCTCTGTTCTTGTTTCCTGCAAATTCTGTGCCGACATTTCTTTTCCTTGCATAATTATTTCTTTTTTTGCGCAGGTTGACAGCGCGAACAAGTATGGGACCTTGCTAGAGGTTGTCCAGGTGCTGACCGATCTGAAGCTGACCATAAACCGGGCCTACATTTCCTCTGATGGGGAGTGGTTCATGGATGGTGAGCAAGGCCTTTTTTATCTGCAGCATCCCTGTCTTGGAAAGATTAAGGAGGAAGCTAGCGTGCCTTTCTGCTTTCGATTTGGGCGTAAATCTTTCCGTCTTTTTCCAATCTTGATGATGAGGCTCCACCTTTGTGCAGTGTTCCATGTCGTGGATGAGGAAGGGAATAAGCTTTATGACGGCCAAGTCATCGACAGAATTGAACAGGTAAAGTACTAGAAAGAATCCCAGCTTGTGCAGCTGCGTGCGAATTAATGGTTTCCCTGGCAGAGGCAGAGCAGAATGCAGAGCAATGTGTGAGCTCATTGCAGTTTGCGATCGGTGATGTGATGGGATTGTGTTGGTTTCAGTCTCTAGGAGCCGGGTCGCTCAGCTTCCGCGGCACGGACCGGTGCGTCGGCGTCGAGGCTGAGGCCGAGGCGGCGCAGACGGTGATCGAGCTGATCGGGCGGGACCGGCCGGGCCTCCTGTCGGAGGTCTTCGCGGTGCTCACCAACCTCAAGTGCAACATCGCGGCGTCCGAGGTGTGGACGCACGACGGCCGCATGGCGGCGCTCATGTACGTGACGGACGCCGAGACCGGCGGCGGCATCGAGGAGCCCGAGCGGCTGGACACGGTGAAGCGGCTGCTCCGGCACGTGCTGCGCGGCAGCAGCCGGGACAAGAAGGCCGCCCGGGCCGCCATCTCGGCGCGCGCCGCGGCGCCGCACGCGCAGCGGCGCCTACACCAGATGATGCACGCCGACCGGGGCGTCCACCGCGCCGACGGAGGCGACGGCGACGCGACGGCGGACGACCGGAGcctgccggtggtggtggtggaggactgCGCCGAGAGAGGATACACGCTGGTGAACGTGCGGTGCCGCGACCGGCCGAAGCTGCTGTTCGACACGGTATGCACCCTCACCGACATGCAGTACCTCGTCTTCCACGGCACCGTCATCGCCGAGGGCTCCGAGGCCTACCAGGTGCGTTcgcgctctcctctcctctccctgatGAGACTGTTACATCAACGATGCATCTTTCTTTCCATGCCAGTGCCACTCTCCAGTCAGTAGTACTACTACACAGCATTTTCACCGGTTCCGATGCTCCTCGCATCGCATTTCTTTGACCGGCAGTACACGCTAGTGGTACTGGAGAGCAGAGCAGAGATGCCCCTGCGTTGTTAGATCTTGGCATGTGACGAGGGAAGGATGGAGATCCTACCTAGTTTTGCGTGAGCTTGACTGACTGACTGACTCCTTTCGTTCCTATACGCAACAAACAACGAGAAGAAAATGCATACTAGTACTCATCGGTCCTCCGCTCCTGCAGGAGTATTACATCAGGCACCTCGACGACGGCGCCGCCGCCTCCGACCAAGACCGGGAGCAGCTCCGCCGCTGCCTCGAGGCCGCCATCCAACGCCGTAACACAGAGgtacgcatcatcatcatcatcatataactAGTCCAGTGGTTCGGACACAAAACATTCTtactggactgagctgcactgcacTGTAAGATGAGATGAGAAAAGCACTACTGCATGTGACGCGTTTGCACTTGGCAGGGGCTTGGGCTGGAGCTGTGCTGCGAGGACAGGGTGGGGCTGCTGTCGGACGTGACGCGTATATTCCGGGAGCACGGGCTGTCGGTCACGCACGCCGAGGTGGCGACGCGGGGGGAGCGGGCGGCCAACGTCTTCTACGTGGTGACCGCGTCGGGGATGCCCGTGCAGGCGCAGGCCGTGGAGGCCGTCAGGGCGGAGATCGGCGACGAGATCCTCTTGGTCAAGGAGGACGCCGCCGCGCCCAAGTCGCCCCCGGGCCGCGACGGCGGCGGTCGCTCGCTCGGAAACATGATCCGGTCCCGCTCCGAGAAGTTCCTCTACAACCTCGGGCTCATCAGGTCATGCTCTTAGAGCGGCATGGACCTACCTACCACCTAGCTCCGGTCGATCAGCTCATCAGGTCGTGCTCTTAGAGGAGCATGGATGGACCTACCTAGCTCAGTGCTGTAGTACGtagtagctactccctccgttccaaaatatagcgcgcccacgcttttcgaggttcaactttgaccataaatttaacccacgagaccgactgcgacgggatcaaaaattatataattaaaaactttttttgaatacgaattcattggtataattttttcgcccgccgcagtcggtcttgttgattaaattaatggtcaaagttgaagcacggaaaccgaggacgcgctatattttggaacggagggagtactt
It contains:
- the LOC119342116 gene encoding ACT domain-containing protein ACR4-like, with the protein product MMACGSRSNEVVDEFEKLVIKMNPPRVTVDNTSDMTATLVKVDSANKYGTLLEVVQVLTDLKLTINRAYISSDGEWFMDVFHVVDEEGNKLYDGQVIDRIEQSLGAGSLSFRGTDRCVGVEAEAEAAQTVIELIGRDRPGLLSEVFAVLTNLKCNIAASEVWTHDGRMAALMYVTDAETGGGIEEPERLDTVKRLLRHVLRGSSRDKKAARAAISARAAAPHAQRRLHQMMHADRGVHRADGGDGDATADDRSLPVVVVEDCAERGYTLVNVRCRDRPKLLFDTVCTLTDMQYLVFHGTVIAEGSEAYQEYYIRHLDDGAAASDQDREQLRRCLEAAIQRRNTEGLGLELCCEDRVGLLSDVTRIFREHGLSVTHAEVATRGERAANVFYVVTASGMPVQAQAVEAVRAEIGDEILLVKEDAAAPKSPPGRDGGGRSLGNMIRSRSEKFLYNLGLIRSCS